The Corynebacterium poyangense genome includes a window with the following:
- the eccCa gene encoding type VII secretion protein EccCa, with protein sequence MLSNSLTTTVPVIGLAEREIVPPLPAGSLEVEAVPAAQRGQKLPLIRILIPIVMVAAMIGMVAMLFLGDGKIHPMMLLFPIMMVASMLMMLSNGSGNDIDETRRTYLRHLGSLREQALKNAAAQRRHDLHRHPDPGDLWTLVGSRRMWERATGDPDVLEVRCGSGTMELCTPLSVRDPGATEDLDPVCAVSLRHTIATVGEVADMPIVIQLQAFPYLGLRGTHAADVARALIAQLVFHHGPDTVGVHAIGGGWGWLKWVPHHRDYLHAQHRILVVDHLDTTGTEEFLSHHDWDCIIDVGTRPGTFLYDCCEQEGLLIQCEHYLSAITETGREELGVSDGLDRLQTLDLARRLSRYDRPLGGRRTSIPGEEHLGLLGLLGITDLKKVDWNGLWAPRGSGHLAIPFGVDSDGEPVFLDIKESAKGGMGPHGLCIGATGSGKSETLRTLVVSLVSTHSPADVNLVLVDFKGGATFLGLEKLPHTSAVITNLEEEAILVDRMQDAISGELNRRQEILRKAGNFANISDYNAACPELPGFQPIPALFIIVDEFSELLGHHPDFADLFVAVGRLGRSLNIHLLLASQRLEEGKLRGLDSHLSYRIGLKTFSAAESRQVIGIPDAHQLPGHPGAGFLRSDADRITRFQASYVSGPLPQQIREVESPRVSVHLFDSWEDVTQTQGEMAELERVVLDHSTTVVDAVVECVTAAAHQRGETAHQMWLPPLPDRIELSDIAQEAAGWNVPLGVIDRPYFQRQDIFQIDLESGGGHLAVCGGPRSGKSTLLFSFAVSLAVHHGPEDLAFYVLDLAGALSKLSYLPHVAGIAQQQDAERVHRMIDELCSRIEGDDSVQPGRRIVLLIDGWHVISSDFENLVDKISRLAADGPGAGIHVCISTSRWTTLRPAIRDLIQHRVELRLSEAMDSLIDRHAQGKIPLKPGRGITPSAEQMLIAMSSSQDLAYVAETAYKRGCQKVPQLRMLPDEVKKADLPSSHPKAIPLGVGGPRLDTLLWNPQEDAHIVCTGSQGSGKSTFLAAVSAGISQLAAHQARIVMIDHRRSHLGAIPQNMLAGYSASSVESQKLLADTVTTLRTRLPGADITPSQLRARDWWEGPDIYLLIDDLDLVSEADLHQLGELLPHSRDIGLHLVVARKSGGIARAFFSTFLSALKDQQPAVLLLDADPEEGKIMGIKPQSQPPGRGKWQRRGEVWGVCRIVNNCAEAEVV encoded by the coding sequence GTGCTATCCAATTCCTTGACCACTACCGTTCCGGTTATTGGTCTCGCTGAACGAGAGATTGTTCCGCCGCTCCCGGCTGGAAGTCTAGAAGTTGAGGCCGTCCCGGCGGCACAACGAGGACAAAAGTTACCTCTGATCCGGATTTTGATTCCGATCGTGATGGTGGCTGCCATGATCGGGATGGTCGCCATGCTGTTTCTCGGGGACGGCAAAATACACCCAATGATGTTGCTTTTCCCCATCATGATGGTGGCTTCTATGCTCATGATGCTGAGTAATGGAAGCGGTAATGATATCGACGAGACCCGTCGTACTTATCTTCGCCATCTTGGGAGCCTGCGGGAACAGGCGTTGAAAAACGCGGCTGCCCAACGACGTCATGATCTTCACCGGCACCCTGATCCTGGTGATCTATGGACTTTAGTGGGAAGTCGGCGAATGTGGGAACGAGCAACGGGAGACCCCGATGTCCTAGAAGTTCGGTGCGGTAGTGGAACGATGGAACTATGCACCCCGTTAAGCGTGCGTGACCCTGGGGCAACCGAGGACCTTGATCCGGTCTGTGCAGTGTCTTTGCGTCATACGATTGCTACGGTGGGGGAAGTGGCAGATATGCCTATTGTCATCCAGCTTCAGGCTTTCCCTTATCTAGGTTTACGGGGAACTCATGCAGCTGACGTAGCTCGGGCTCTTATCGCCCAGTTAGTTTTTCATCATGGTCCCGACACGGTAGGGGTCCATGCTATCGGCGGAGGATGGGGATGGTTGAAGTGGGTGCCACATCATCGCGATTATTTGCACGCCCAGCATCGAATACTTGTTGTTGATCACCTAGATACAACCGGGACAGAAGAGTTTCTGAGCCATCACGATTGGGATTGCATTATCGACGTTGGAACGCGTCCCGGAACTTTTCTTTATGACTGCTGTGAACAAGAGGGCCTTTTAATTCAGTGTGAGCATTATCTATCAGCGATTACTGAGACAGGCAGAGAAGAGCTGGGGGTTTCTGATGGGCTCGATAGGTTACAGACCCTTGATCTAGCTCGACGTCTGAGCCGCTATGACCGGCCGCTAGGTGGGCGTCGAACGTCAATACCCGGGGAAGAGCATCTAGGTTTGCTGGGGTTACTAGGGATTACCGATCTTAAGAAAGTTGATTGGAATGGTTTGTGGGCGCCGCGAGGTTCTGGGCATTTAGCAATTCCCTTTGGTGTTGATTCCGATGGAGAGCCAGTTTTCCTTGATATTAAAGAGTCTGCCAAAGGAGGAATGGGGCCACACGGATTGTGTATTGGCGCTACTGGTTCCGGGAAATCCGAAACATTGAGGACGCTGGTGGTTTCCCTGGTGAGCACTCATTCACCAGCTGATGTGAACTTAGTGTTGGTGGATTTCAAAGGGGGTGCAACATTTTTAGGGCTAGAAAAACTACCGCATACTTCGGCAGTCATCACCAATTTGGAGGAAGAGGCCATCTTGGTGGATCGAATGCAAGATGCCATTAGCGGGGAGCTGAATCGCCGTCAGGAGATTCTGCGGAAAGCTGGGAATTTCGCCAATATTAGTGATTACAATGCTGCGTGTCCGGAACTTCCCGGGTTCCAGCCTATTCCAGCTTTATTCATCATCGTCGATGAATTTTCCGAACTCCTCGGGCACCATCCTGATTTCGCCGATCTTTTTGTTGCTGTTGGACGCTTGGGGCGAAGCCTGAACATCCATCTACTCTTAGCCAGCCAAAGGCTTGAAGAAGGTAAACTTCGGGGTTTGGATTCCCACTTGTCCTACAGGATAGGGCTAAAAACTTTCTCTGCGGCTGAATCACGACAAGTAATTGGTATTCCCGACGCCCATCAGCTTCCCGGTCACCCCGGTGCTGGGTTTTTGAGAAGTGATGCAGACAGAATCACTCGTTTCCAAGCAAGTTATGTCTCTGGACCCTTACCTCAACAAATCCGCGAAGTTGAATCCCCGCGAGTGTCTGTACACCTATTCGATTCGTGGGAGGATGTTACTCAAACGCAAGGTGAAATGGCTGAGCTTGAGCGAGTGGTTCTTGACCACTCAACCACAGTCGTCGACGCCGTGGTGGAGTGCGTGACCGCAGCAGCTCACCAACGCGGTGAAACAGCACATCAAATGTGGCTTCCCCCATTACCCGACCGAATTGAGTTATCTGACATCGCCCAAGAAGCTGCAGGATGGAACGTGCCGTTAGGGGTGATTGATCGGCCATATTTTCAACGGCAAGATATTTTCCAGATAGACCTGGAATCTGGCGGTGGTCATCTAGCCGTATGCGGTGGACCACGTTCTGGGAAATCTACTCTTCTTTTTAGTTTCGCAGTGTCTTTGGCGGTTCACCACGGCCCTGAAGACTTGGCTTTTTATGTACTAGATCTGGCAGGGGCGCTGAGCAAATTATCGTATTTGCCGCATGTTGCCGGCATTGCTCAACAACAAGATGCAGAAAGAGTTCATCGCATGATTGATGAACTGTGTTCTCGAATAGAAGGAGACGACAGTGTGCAGCCAGGGCGGCGAATCGTGCTGCTTATTGATGGTTGGCATGTCATTAGCTCGGACTTTGAGAACTTAGTGGACAAAATAAGTCGCCTGGCTGCTGATGGTCCTGGCGCCGGAATTCATGTGTGCATTTCTACCTCTCGGTGGACGACGCTTCGGCCCGCTATCCGAGACCTCATTCAGCACCGAGTTGAACTGCGCTTAAGTGAAGCGATGGATTCACTTATTGACCGACACGCTCAAGGCAAAATACCCCTGAAACCAGGCCGGGGAATTACTCCTTCAGCAGAGCAAATGCTTATTGCTATGAGCAGCTCCCAGGATTTAGCGTATGTGGCAGAAACAGCGTATAAGCGTGGGTGCCAAAAAGTACCGCAGCTGAGGATGCTTCCGGATGAAGTGAAGAAAGCAGACCTTCCGTCTTCGCACCCCAAGGCAATTCCTCTAGGGGTTGGAGGTCCACGGCTAGACACATTGCTCTGGAACCCTCAAGAAGATGCACACATTGTCTGTACAGGTTCTCAAGGCTCAGGGAAATCGACTTTCCTGGCCGCTGTCTCCGCAGGAATAAGCCAACTAGCTGCACATCAGGCGAGGATCGTCATGATTGATCACCGGCGAAGTCATTTAGGGGCCATCCCGCAGAATATGCTTGCCGGGTACTCCGCTTCCTCTGTGGAGTCCCAGAAGCTACTCGCCGATACTGTAACAACACTGCGGACACGGTTGCCCGGTGCGGACATCACCCCTTCTCAGCTTCGGGCACGAGACTGGTGGGAGGGTCCGGATATTTACCTCCTCATTGATGATCTTGATTTAGTTTCAGAAGCAGATCTACATCAGCTGGGGGAGTTGCTCCCCCATTCACGAGACATCGGTTTACATCTTGTTGTCGCTCGAAAGTCAGGTGGAATAGCGCGAGCGTTTTTCAGCACCTTTCTTTCTGCCCTCAAGGATCAACAGCCCGCAGTGCTGCTACTAGATGCAGACCCCGAAGAAGGAAAAATCATGGGGATAAAACCACAATCACAGCCACCGGGGCGTGGTAAGTGGCAACGTCGCGGCGAGGTGTGGGGAGTATGTCGTATCGTGAATAACTGCGCTGAGGCGGAGGTGGTGTAG
- a CDS encoding type VII secretion-associated protein, with amino-acid sequence MPHSVDTKVILTVLDTATIIEGPETVYRYDLTGVGIREGWAAAGVLDQIQSSVGPQWPEIDVTLDADNEVTTILQELLESKGVKVHPIRNESQVSPELESEDSPWVHVDDNEERTNLIEDEETPLETRRLNLRADVGQGAEKLIVVGLGVAAVVFAGISWWAFRHVLSSEPHTAPDASQVDVDQLPSQLETSAVRSAIPEVKEAEPVVLSRGGVQIRLPEGFSLQEESGALRAVGKDPELRIHLAHDPVHGVPAQEVEKEIRNKIERDPSLQLVAEESGRIKYREEPGDGSEVAWETWLSDGFQYSVGCHTRNKPTVIQQAACRMAFESFGPTS; translated from the coding sequence ATGCCACACTCGGTAGATACCAAAGTCATCCTGACGGTCCTGGATACCGCCACAATTATCGAAGGCCCAGAAACGGTTTATCGATATGATTTAACAGGTGTGGGGATTAGAGAAGGGTGGGCGGCAGCTGGTGTTCTTGATCAAATTCAGTCAAGCGTAGGTCCCCAGTGGCCAGAAATCGACGTTACCCTTGATGCTGATAACGAAGTCACCACAATTTTGCAGGAATTGTTGGAGTCTAAAGGGGTAAAAGTACACCCCATTCGGAACGAATCACAGGTATCTCCGGAACTTGAGAGTGAGGATTCTCCGTGGGTGCACGTTGATGACAATGAGGAAAGAACGAACCTCATTGAGGATGAAGAAACACCGCTAGAGACTCGACGCCTTAATCTTCGCGCAGACGTGGGGCAGGGTGCTGAGAAATTGATTGTGGTGGGGTTAGGCGTTGCTGCTGTTGTTTTTGCCGGAATATCGTGGTGGGCGTTTAGACACGTGCTCAGCAGCGAACCTCACACTGCGCCGGACGCTAGTCAGGTGGACGTCGATCAACTCCCTTCTCAACTAGAAACCAGTGCGGTGCGTTCCGCGATTCCGGAAGTTAAAGAAGCAGAACCAGTGGTGCTTAGTCGCGGAGGTGTGCAGATTCGACTCCCTGAGGGGTTTAGCTTGCAGGAGGAATCAGGTGCGTTGAGGGCCGTAGGGAAAGACCCAGAGTTAAGAATCCATCTTGCTCACGATCCTGTGCATGGGGTGCCAGCACAGGAAGTAGAAAAAGAAATTAGAAACAAGATTGAGCGGGACCCTTCCTTGCAGCTGGTGGCCGAAGAATCCGGAAGGATTAAGTATCGAGAAGAGCCTGGAGATGGTTCCGAGGTGGCCTGGGAAACCTGGTTAAGCGACGGTTTTCAATACAGTGTGGGTTGTCACACCAGAAATAAACCCACAGTGATTCAGCAAGCGGCTTGTCGAATGGCTTTTGAGTCTTTTGGTCCGACGTCATAA
- the eccD gene encoding type VII secretion integral membrane protein EccD, which translates to MITDHVVRLTIRIHVGNYHREADLAIPTSSTLAEVLGDITALCNAPKIDRPWQVATVTGQLFDQTRPLAALGVHHGDILVLSPRLESEMPVLRDAAEALVHRSPNPSLHLENYLPFAATILSMWVLLALALDSVPYWSRIFLLTLGLIAIHYRSQHNLLLSVSTVVSALSTGFLFAIPELHLPHGQQLAWALVAALACGGVVLMLLNFSSTVNIALNAVAMVCAVAGLMSAIALGSGLSYRGLAAMLVLVAVLIPLTAPHAAIYLAGLKVPRLPSPGQAFTIADEQIPDIDGKVERAEKLHDGFLAGATLCMVPAIIALGWNGDGWVVALCVSCSIAISIHALRYRRPGGTLALSLMALGCIIALILAVIHAGFVTWALALCLGLCLFLCAAPLWAAHLARLQPTTLVWFERAESIALALSIPLTLHLMGLFGFIRGLG; encoded by the coding sequence ATGATAACTGACCATGTAGTTCGCTTAACTATCCGCATTCATGTTGGAAATTATCACCGAGAGGCTGATCTAGCGATACCGACCTCATCCACTCTTGCGGAGGTCCTGGGAGATATCACCGCGCTATGCAACGCTCCAAAGATTGATCGACCATGGCAGGTGGCCACTGTCACTGGACAACTTTTTGATCAAACTCGGCCGTTAGCTGCTCTCGGAGTTCATCATGGAGACATCCTTGTGCTCTCACCCCGCTTGGAATCAGAGATGCCGGTGTTACGCGACGCTGCTGAGGCTTTGGTTCATCGCTCTCCCAACCCCTCCTTGCACCTAGAGAATTATCTCCCATTTGCAGCAACTATTCTCAGCATGTGGGTGCTCCTGGCTTTAGCACTCGATAGTGTTCCTTATTGGTCACGGATATTCCTGCTGACCTTAGGCTTAATCGCAATCCATTATCGCAGTCAGCACAATCTTCTCCTGAGCGTTTCTACCGTAGTTAGCGCTCTTAGCACTGGATTCCTCTTCGCTATCCCGGAACTTCACCTTCCCCACGGGCAACAATTGGCTTGGGCACTAGTTGCCGCGCTAGCCTGCGGTGGAGTAGTTCTCATGTTGTTGAATTTCAGCAGCACGGTGAACATTGCCCTTAATGCAGTAGCTATGGTGTGCGCTGTAGCTGGACTCATGAGCGCCATCGCTTTAGGAAGCGGTCTCTCGTATCGAGGCCTTGCCGCCATGCTGGTCTTGGTGGCCGTGCTCATCCCCTTGACAGCCCCACATGCAGCCATTTACTTAGCCGGGTTAAAAGTCCCTCGCCTTCCTTCACCGGGACAAGCATTCACCATTGCTGATGAGCAGATTCCCGATATTGATGGGAAGGTGGAACGGGCAGAAAAACTCCACGATGGTTTCCTTGCTGGCGCAACGCTATGTATGGTTCCCGCAATCATCGCCTTAGGGTGGAATGGTGATGGATGGGTGGTTGCGCTCTGTGTAAGTTGCTCTATCGCCATTAGTATCCATGCCCTGCGTTATCGACGCCCCGGCGGCACACTCGCGCTTAGTCTCATGGCACTGGGCTGCATCATCGCACTTATCCTCGCGGTTATCCATGCTGGATTTGTCACCTGGGCCTTAGCTTTATGCCTGGGATTATGTCTTTTCCTCTGCGCTGCCCCGTTGTGGGCAGCGCACCTAGCTCGATTACAACCCACCACTCTGGTCTGGTTTGAACGCGCAGAATCAATTGCCCTTGCGCTATCTATCCCTTTAACGCTTCATCTCATGGGACTATTCGGCTTCATCCGAGGCTTGGGGTAA